One window of Camelina sativa cultivar DH55 chromosome 4, Cs, whole genome shotgun sequence genomic DNA carries:
- the LOC104784045 gene encoding cytochrome P450 71B8-like produces MKKIVGLELFSPKKHKSFRYIREEEGDLLVKKISKSAQTQTLIDLRKSFFSFTAGTIFRIAFGRNFRQYNFTDMDKLEELVLEAETNVCILALTDFLPTGFGWLVDRISGRHSRMNNAFSKLTNFFQDVIDEQLKIGQLQDNSNLVSAMLDMINIPTNLTSFQITSDHLIAMMSVSVNNLLISTNL; encoded by the coding sequence ATGAAAAAGATTGTGGGGCTAGAGCTTTTTAGTCCGAAAAAGCATAAGTCTTTCAGGTATATTAGAGAGGAAGAAGGTGACTTGCTGgtcaagaaaatatcaaaatccgCTCAAACACAAACCCTAATAGATTTGAGGAAATCCTTTTTCTCCTTCACTGCCGGTACCATATTTAGAATAGCCTTTGGACGAAACTTCCGACAGTACAATTTCACCGAtatggacaaacttgaagagctGGTGCTAGAGGCAGAAACCAACGTTTGCATCTTGGCACTCACTGACTTCTTACCCACGGGTTTTGGTTGGCTTGTAGACCGGATCTCCGGTCGGCATTCGAGGATGAACAATGCCTTTTCCAAACTCACCAATTTCTTTCAAGATGTGATCGATGAGCAACTAAAGATTGGACAACTCCAAGATAATTCCAACCTCGTCAGTGCCATGTTGGATATGATCAATATACCCACTAATCTCACTTCTTTCCAGATCACTTCCGATCATCTCATAGCAATGATGTCGGTCAGTGTGAATAATCTCTTAATTAGTAccaatctttaa